Genomic segment of Sphingopyxis lindanitolerans:
CGGCGTCATCGGCTTGGCGCCGTGAACGATCTTGGCGCCGATGATGTCGGGGAAGGTGCGGATCGTCGTGTTATAGTCCTGCACCGCGCCGTTATAATCCTGGATCGAGATATTGATCCGGTTCTCGGTCCCTTCGAGCTGGGTCATCAGGTCGGCGAAGCGCGCCTGGCTCTTGAGTTCGGGATATTTTTCGACCGTGACGAGCAGGCGGCCGAGCGCGCTCGACACATTGCCCTGCGCCTGCTGGAAGGCCTGGACTTTCGCCGGATCTTCGAGGTCGTCGGTGCTGAGCTTGACCTGCGTCGCCGAGGCGCGCGCCTGGATCACGCCCTCGAGCGTCGCCTGTTCGATCTTCGCCGCGCCCTTCGCGGTTTCGACAAGGTTGGGGATCAAGTCGGCGCGCCGCTGATAGGCGGCCTCGACATTCGCCCACTTGGCCTTTGCGGCCTCTTCCTTGGTGGGAACGCTGTTGATGCCGCAGGCGGACAGCGACAGCGCGGCAACCGGCACGATCAGCAGACGGGCAGAACGATAGGACATGGTCATCTAGCTCCCTCGCGCGGCGTTTTGCCGCAACAATACACATAATAGGATCGTGCTTGCCTTTGTGCAATCACCGGCGCATTTTCCCGATACGGAAAAGATCATCCGGGGAGCAACAAGATGCTGAACGAATTCAAGGAATTTATCGCCAAGGGTAATGTCATGGACCTCGCGGTCGGTGTCATCATCGGCGGCGCCTTTGCAACGATCACCGGTTCGCTGACCGAGGACCTGATCATGCCGATCGTCGGCTGGCTGTTCGGCGGCGTCGATTTTTCGAGCAAGTTCATCCTGCTCGGCAGCATTCCCGACGGGATCGCCGCGACCGATTATGTCGCGCTCAAGAAAGCCGGCGTCGCGATGGTCGGTTATGGCGCCTTCATCACCGCGTTGATCAACTTCCTGATCCTGGCGTGGATCATCTTCCTGCTGGTCAAGATGGTGAACCGCGTGACGCGCCGGGCCGCCGATGCCCCGGCGGGGCCGAGCGAGGTCGATATCCTCACCGAAATCCGCGACGAATTGCGGAAAAAATAGGGGTTTCCGGCCGACGCGAGAGCGGGCCGGGGCCGATTCAGGACGAACGCCCGCCTGCGCTCTTTCCAAGCGCGGGCGGGTTTCCTATATAGGGGGTGCCGGTTTCGACCGGCTATGGTGATAAATGGTGTCGTGGAATAGACACAGCGGACCCGGGGGCAGTACCCGGCGGCTCCACCACAATCCCGCCGATCCGCAAGGAAAGGTGGGCTTCTGACGGGGCCGAACCAGGATCGACGTGTGTTCAAAGACGATATTTTTGCCCGGGCTGAGTAACCCGTTCAAGGCTCAAAACCAATAGGTGCTAACGATAACGAAGCACTCGCTCTGGCTGCGTAACCGATAAGCCTCACGGCCTAAGGTTATTCAAATAGAACGCGGTTCGGACCGAACCGGGCAACAGAATCGGATACCAGCGGCTGGGGACGAGCCGGGCAACAGAATCGTCCCACCTTTCCCCATATTCTCCCTCGTCATTCCCGCGAAAGCGGGAACCCAGTTGCGTTGATCGCTCGCTGGATTCCCGCTTTCGCGGGAATGACGAGGGAGGTTTAATGCGCGCCCTCGCATTGCCCGTGATCCCCCAGCGCCTCGATGACGCGGCAGTCGCCCGCCAGGCCGCCGCGGCAGCGGCCGACGATGCGGGCGAGTTCGTCGCGGAGCGCCGACAGTTGCGCGATCTTTTCCTCGACCTGGTCAAGGTGCGCGGTCGCGATGCGGTCGGCGTCGGCGCAGTCGCGGTCGGGATGATCGGACAGGTCGAGCAGCGAACGGACTTCCTCGATCGTGAAGCCCAGGTCGCGCGAATGGCGCACGAAACTGAGGCGCGAGCGGTGTTCGGCGCCATAATCGCGGTAATTGGCCCCGGTGCGCGCGGGCGGGGGCAGCAGGCCGATCCGCTCATAATAGCGGATGGTTTCGATATTCGTGCCGGTGGCACGCGACAATTCGCCGATCTTCATCGCTTGACCCTGTAGTTGCTACAGGCTGCATATAGGACGCCGACTCGAAGAACCAAGCGGGACGCTTTCGCCGGAAAGCCCACCCGATGAGAAGGAGGCTGCGGCGATGGCCGATCAATGTTGTGCGGGGAAAAGCGGCAAGACCGCGCTCAATGACCCCAGATGGCGGCGCGTGCTGTGGATCGCGCTGATCGTCAACGCCGCGATGTTCGCGGTGGAGATTGCCGCGGGCGTCGCCGCGGATTCGCGCGCGTTGCAGGCCGATGCGCTCGACTTTCTGGGCGACAGTGCGAATTATGCGATCAGCCTGGGCGTCGCCGGCATGGCGATCGCCTGGCGGGCGCGCGCGGCGTTGCTCAAGGCCGCGACGATGCTTGCCTTTGGGCTCTGGGTCTTGGCCTCGGCGGTCTGGGGCTTTTTCGCCGGCAGCGCGCCCGAGGCGGAGACGATGGGGATCATCGGCGCGGCGGCGCTGGTCGCGAACGTCGTCGTTGCGCTGATGCTCTATCGCTATCGCACCGGCGACGCGAACATGCGGTCGGTCTGGGTCTGCTCGCGCAATGACGCGATCGGCAATTTGGCGGTGATGGCCGCGGCACTCGGCGTGTTCGGTACGGGACAGGGTTGGCCCGACCTGCTGGTTGCGGCGATCATGGCGGGGCTCGCGATCTGGGGCGGGCTCGACGTCCTGCGCCATGCGCGCAGCGACCTTGCCACCACGGCGGCGGGCGAGGCAGCAGCCTGAGGGGCGGCCTGAGGGACGGGTAGCGAAAAAGGTTTTCGCGCGCCGCGCCCGCGCATATTGTGCCGCGGCGATGCTCATGGGTCCGATCCTGCAAACCGCGCGACAAAACGGCGTTGGGGCAAAGGACGAATCGCATGGCTGAGGCGTCCCCGAGCGCCGCCGCGGCGCAAGACTATGTCTTCAAGCCGCACGAGCGGCCGTTCATGCCGGGCTCGCCCGCGTCGCCCGATCATCCGGCGGGGCGCAAGCTCGGCTATTTCCTGATCGGCGTCTATCTGGCGATCATCGGCGGCATGACGAACGGCCTGCTGATCGCGAACCTGACGGGTTTGCAGGGGCATATGGACCTGACCCCGGCCGAGGCCGGCTGGGTGACCGTCGCCTATAATATGACGAATGCGTGCATGAGCATCCTGCTCTATAAATCGCGCCAGCAGTTCGGCATCCAGCGTTTCGTGCGCGTGGTCATCATCGCGCTGCTGATGGCGAATTTCCTCCAGCTCTTCGACGCCGGATACCGGATGGAGCTGATCGCGCGCGGTGTGGCGGGGATCGCGGCGAGCGGCCTCACCACGCTCGCGGCCTTTTACCTGATGCAGGGCCTGCCGGCGGAAAGGCGCATCGCCGGGTTCCTGCTCGCAATCGGCCTGACTCAGGTCGCGGTGCCCTTTGCGCGCGCGATCTCGCCGCTGCTGCTGTTCGACGGCGACGTGGCGCATCTGTTCCATTTCCAGTTCGCGCTGTCGCTCGTCGCCGTCGGGCTGGTCTTTCTGTTGCAGGTGCCGCCGGGCGAGACGATCAAATCCTTTGAAA
This window contains:
- a CDS encoding LemA family protein; this encodes MTMSYRSARLLIVPVAALSLSACGINSVPTKEEAAKAKWANVEAAYQRRADLIPNLVETAKGAAKIEQATLEGVIQARASATQVKLSTDDLEDPAKVQAFQQAQGNVSSALGRLLVTVEKYPELKSQARFADLMTQLEGTENRINISIQDYNGAVQDYNTTIRTFPDIIGAKIVHGAKPMTPYKAVSPNANVAPKVDFGQ
- the mscL gene encoding large conductance mechanosensitive channel protein MscL, which gives rise to MLNEFKEFIAKGNVMDLAVGVIIGGAFATITGSLTEDLIMPIVGWLFGGVDFSSKFILLGSIPDGIAATDYVALKKAGVAMVGYGAFITALINFLILAWIIFLLVKMVNRVTRRAADAPAGPSEVDILTEIRDELRKK
- a CDS encoding MerR family transcriptional regulator, with amino-acid sequence MKIGELSRATGTNIETIRYYERIGLLPPPARTGANYRDYGAEHRSRLSFVRHSRDLGFTIEEVRSLLDLSDHPDRDCADADRIATAHLDQVEEKIAQLSALRDELARIVGRCRGGLAGDCRVIEALGDHGQCEGAH
- a CDS encoding cation transporter, which translates into the protein MADQCCAGKSGKTALNDPRWRRVLWIALIVNAAMFAVEIAAGVAADSRALQADALDFLGDSANYAISLGVAGMAIAWRARAALLKAATMLAFGLWVLASAVWGFFAGSAPEAETMGIIGAAALVANVVVALMLYRYRTGDANMRSVWVCSRNDAIGNLAVMAAALGVFGTGQGWPDLLVAAIMAGLAIWGGLDVLRHARSDLATTAAGEAAA